The following proteins are encoded in a genomic region of Corythoichthys intestinalis isolate RoL2023-P3 chromosome 5, ASM3026506v1, whole genome shotgun sequence:
- the anapc13 gene encoding anaphase-promoting complex subunit 13, which produces MDSEIQRDGRVLDLTDDAWREDRLPYEDVTIPLGELPEAEQDNGGSTESVKEQEMKWTDLGLQCLHENTPNTGS; this is translated from the exons ATGGATAGTGAAATTCAACGAGACGGTCGAGTTTTGGATCTCACTGATGATGCCTGGAGGGAAGACAGACTGCCTTATGAAGACGTCACCATCCCGTTG ggtGAACTTCCTGAGGCTGAACAGGACAACGGGGGCTCCACAGAGTCCGTGAAGGAACAAGAGATGAAGTGGACAGACCTTGGCCTGCAGTGTCTCCACGAAAACACTCCAAACACAGGGAGTTAA